A DNA window from Trichosurus vulpecula isolate mTriVul1 chromosome 2, mTriVul1.pri, whole genome shotgun sequence contains the following coding sequences:
- the LOC118839251 gene encoding olfactory receptor 52N1-like: MSVPNISTLTPGSFILNGIPGLEAVHVWISLPFCTMYIIALTGNFGLIYLIYSEDALHRPMYIFLALLSFTDVLMCTSTLPNTLFIFWFNFKEINFNACLVQMFFVHTFTGMESGMLMLMALDRYVAICFPLRYGTILTNPIITKAGLLTFLRGVMLVIPFTFLTKRLPYCRGNLIPHTYCDHMSVAKVSCGNVKVNAVYGLMVALLIGGFDILCITVSYTMILKAVVSLKSADARQKAFGTCTAHLCAIVITYVPAFFTFFTHRFGGHTIPSHIHIIMANLYLLLPPTMNPIVYGVKTKQIRNCVIRFFLQKKDASSQSI, from the coding sequence ATGTCAGTTCCAAATATCAGCACCTTGACCCCAGGCTCGTTCATCCTCAATGGCATCCCAGGGCTGGAAGCAGTGCATGTGTGGATCTCCCTGCCATTCTGCACCATGTATATCATCGCCCTCACAGGGAACTTTGGCCTCATCTATCTCATCTACTCTGAGGATGCTCTGCATCGGCCCATGTACatcttcctggctctgctgtCCTTCACAGATGTGCTTATGTGTACAAGCACATTGCCCAACACACTCTTCATCTTTTGGTTCAACTTCAAGGAGATTAATTTCAATGCCTGCCTGGTTCAAATGTTCTTTGTACACACCTTCACAGGGATGGAGTCTGGGATGCTCATGCTCATGGCCCTGGATCGCTACGTGGCCATCTGCTTCCCCCTGCGCTATGGTACCATTCTCACCAACCCCATCATCACCAAGGCTGGGCTCCTTACCTTCCTGCGGGGTGTGATGTTGGTAATTCCCTTTACTTTCCTCACCAAGAGGCTGCCCTACTGCCGAGGGAACCTTATCCCCCACACCTACTGTGACCACATGTCTGTGGCCAAAGTGTCTTGTGGCAATGTAAAGGTCAATGCTGTGTATGGTTTGATGGTTGCCCTGCTCATTGGGGGCTTTGACATTCTCTGCATCACTGTCTCCTACACCATGATACTCAAGGCAGTGGTCAGCCTGAAATCTGCAGATGCTCGGCAGAAGGCCTTTGGGACATGCACAGCTCACCTCTGTGCCATTGTCATCACTTATGTTCCagctttcttcactttcttcaccCACCGCTTTGGAGGCCACACCATACCTTCTCATATTCACATCATTATGGCCAATCTCTATCTGCTGCTGCCTCCCACCATGAACCCTATCGTCTATGGGGTAAAGACTAAGCAGATTCGGAACTGTGTCATTAGATTCTTTCTTCAGAAAAAAGATGCCTCTTCTCAAAGCATATGA